AGGAGATTGGCCATGACTGATCTCCTCCAGCCATCCCTGCAAAGACGCAGCTTCGTAGAACTCGGCGCCCGGCAACGGGCGAAAGCCTTGCTCGACGCCGGGACCTTTCGCGAATTGCTCGACCCTTTTCAACGAGTCATGTCGCCATGGCTGTCGCGCCAGGGCGTGGTGCCGCAAGCCGACGACGGCGTGGTGATCGCCAAGGGCAGCATCGGTGGATTGCCGGTGGTGATCGCCGCGATTGAAGGCGCGTTTCAGGGCGGCAGCCTCGGCGAAGTCGGCGGCGCGAAGATCGCCGGTGCGCTGGAACTGGCCGCCGAAGACAACCGCAAAGGCATTCCAACCCGCGCCGTGCTGTTGCTGGAAACCGGCGGCGTGCGGTTGCAGGAAGCCAATCTCGGGCTCGCGGCGATTGCCGATATTCACGCAGCGATTGTCGATCTGCGCCAGTACCAACCCGTGATTGGCGTGGTGGCCGGCAGTGTCGGTTGTTTTGGCGGGATGTCGATTGCGGCCGGGTTGTGCAGTTATCTGCTGGTGACCCAAGAAGCGCGGCTTGGCTTGAATGGTCCGCAGGTGATCGAGCAGGAAGCGGGTCTTGAGGAATACGACTCGCGGGATCGTCCG
The window above is part of the Pseudomonas prosekii genome. Proteins encoded here:
- a CDS encoding biotin-independent malonate decarboxylase subunit beta encodes the protein MTDLLQPSLQRRSFVELGARQRAKALLDAGTFRELLDPFQRVMSPWLSRQGVVPQADDGVVIAKGSIGGLPVVIAAIEGAFQGGSLGEVGGAKIAGALELAAEDNRKGIPTRAVLLLETGGVRLQEANLGLAAIADIHAAIVDLRQYQPVIGVVAGSVGCFGGMSIAAGLCSYLLVTQEARLGLNGPQVIEQEAGLEEYDSRDRPFIWSLTGGEQRFASGLADRYVADDVAQIQQQVSDLLKQGLPAQQRSQQSALFLQRLARLDAEPQIEPSVVRDLYQGERS